A genomic stretch from Natronomonas gomsonensis includes:
- a CDS encoding ArsR/SmtB family transcription factor, with product MSGPSDPALGTVVGLLDDDYVRTVLEATARKPHSTAELAEVADVSRQTVYRRLEGLKAAGLVAESTRPRADGHHETVYEAALSELRVELTDEGFSFTIDLEPPESDAADELTKLWEGFRS from the coding sequence GTGAGCGGACCGTCAGATCCCGCCCTCGGAACCGTCGTCGGACTCCTCGACGATGACTATGTCCGGACGGTGCTGGAGGCGACCGCTCGGAAACCGCACTCGACGGCCGAACTCGCCGAGGTGGCCGACGTGTCAAGACAGACGGTGTACCGCCGGCTCGAGGGGCTGAAGGCGGCCGGCCTCGTGGCCGAATCCACACGCCCCCGGGCTGACGGTCACCACGAGACCGTCTACGAGGCGGCACTGTCGGAACTCCGGGTCGAACTCACCGACGAGGGGTTCTCGTTCACCATCGACCTCGAACCGCCCGAATCCGACGCCGCCGACGAACTCACGAAACTGTGGGAGGGGTTCCGATCATGA
- a CDS encoding TIGR00341 family protein, translating into MRLVQVTIPAGKRQAVLSVLDEEGIDYVVTEETSGREYTAVAYFPLPTNAVEPILEELREVGLDREAYTVVLSAETVVSERFEQLKESYAEKEESEERIARQELEARAEELASSLPTYVVMTVVSAIIATAGLLLDSPATVVGSMVIAPLIGPAMAAAVGSVIDDTDLFRRGAVLQLLGVVLSIVAATAFAIFVQTTNLVPPGLDPLALSEVEERLSPNFLSLAVAIGAGVAGAVSLMTGVSAALVGVMIAVALIPPAATVGIGIAYGEPSLALGSAVLVAVNVLSINLAALVVLWYSGYRPQQFFQRDQARVATLKRVVFLVGAIAVLSLFLGGVTFDSYQTATTEQDIRAGVDAELEDPAYDGYELVELEVGTTSEYVLFHRPSEVVVTVGVPPDAPRPGLAAAIDQRLAAEYGLDVDVQVRYLEIEES; encoded by the coding sequence GTGCGACTCGTCCAGGTGACCATTCCCGCTGGGAAGCGACAGGCCGTACTCAGTGTCCTCGACGAGGAGGGTATCGACTACGTCGTCACCGAGGAGACGAGCGGCCGCGAGTACACCGCAGTCGCGTACTTCCCGCTTCCGACGAACGCGGTCGAACCCATCCTCGAAGAGCTCCGAGAGGTCGGTCTCGACCGCGAGGCGTACACGGTCGTGTTGAGCGCCGAAACAGTCGTCTCCGAACGGTTCGAACAACTGAAGGAGAGCTACGCGGAGAAGGAGGAAAGCGAAGAGCGCATCGCCAGACAGGAACTCGAAGCGCGCGCGGAGGAACTGGCGTCGTCGCTGCCGACCTACGTCGTGATGACGGTCGTCTCGGCGATTATCGCCACCGCGGGACTGCTGCTCGACTCTCCGGCGACGGTCGTAGGGTCGATGGTTATCGCCCCGCTCATCGGCCCGGCGATGGCCGCGGCGGTCGGCAGCGTCATCGACGACACGGACCTGTTCAGACGCGGCGCAGTACTGCAGTTGCTCGGCGTCGTCCTCTCTATCGTCGCGGCGACGGCCTTCGCCATCTTCGTCCAGACGACGAACCTCGTTCCGCCGGGGTTGGACCCGCTTGCGCTCTCGGAGGTCGAAGAGCGGCTGTCGCCGAACTTCCTGTCACTTGCGGTCGCAATCGGGGCCGGCGTCGCCGGTGCGGTGAGTTTGATGACCGGCGTCTCGGCGGCGCTGGTCGGCGTCATGATTGCCGTCGCGCTCATCCCGCCGGCGGCGACGGTCGGGATCGGCATCGCCTACGGCGAGCCGTCGCTGGCGCTCGGGTCGGCCGTCCTCGTCGCCGTCAACGTCCTCTCTATCAACCTCGCGGCGCTCGTCGTGTTGTGGTACTCCGGCTACCGGCCCCAGCAGTTCTTCCAGCGCGACCAGGCCCGTGTGGCGACGCTCAAGCGCGTCGTCTTTCTCGTCGGCGCCATCGCCGTCCTCTCGCTGTTCCTCGGCGGCGTCACGTTCGACTCCTATCAGACCGCCACCACCGAACAGGACATCCGTGCCGGCGTCGACGCCGAACTCGAGGACCCGGCCTACGACGGCTACGAACTCGTCGAACTCGAGGTGGGGACGACGAGCGAGTACGTCCTCTTCCACCGTCCCTCGGAGGTCGTCGTGACCGTCGGCGTCCCGCCCGATGCGCCACGGCCGGGGCTTGCGGCCGCTATCGACCAGCGACTGGCTGCCGAGTACGGTCTCGACGTGGACGTTCAGGTTCGGTACCTCGAAATCGAGGAGAGTTGA
- a CDS encoding ASCH domain-containing protein, translated as MASIDADALLPNDRVKQAVLAGDVTQLSRGASNRYATEGDTFAIEETTFEVSSVEERTLGDLTDEDAQREGSDSLEAYKERMKMVHGGNFEWDPTSEIVTYRFERQ; from the coding sequence ATGGCATCCATCGACGCCGACGCCCTGCTGCCGAACGACCGCGTGAAACAGGCCGTCCTCGCGGGTGACGTGACGCAACTCAGCCGCGGCGCCTCGAACCGCTATGCGACCGAAGGCGACACCTTCGCCATCGAGGAGACGACCTTCGAGGTGTCCAGCGTCGAGGAGCGCACGCTCGGCGATTTGACCGACGAGGACGCACAGCGGGAAGGCTCTGACTCACTGGAGGCGTACAAGGAGCGAATGAAGATGGTCCACGGCGGGAACTTCGAGTGGGACCCGACGAGCGAAATCGTCACCTACCGCTTCGAACGTCAGTAG
- a CDS encoding ArsR/SmtB family transcription factor, with protein MSLLPSSPDVSPDGEPRVVGLDSEEADDLMAALSSTTARRLLAELHEDPAPPGELADRADTSLQNAQYHLEKLEDAGAIEVVGTAYSEKGREMRVYGPADSPLVIFAGEKERASGLRAALSRLFGGFLALVVGAFAVQELFGGVPEGAAPAGGGGNGGADGAGGAAEATQTPTPEQTPQATATTTEGNDVGAFDVTETPAPEATESTRTVEPMDTPVPTEEASTTAETATPMPTAEEAATPADGAAEFLDPLFDALFGAGLQPGVAFFLGGATVLTVVVALTYLRGR; from the coding sequence ATGAGCCTCCTGCCCTCCAGCCCGGACGTCTCTCCCGACGGCGAGCCACGGGTCGTCGGCCTCGACAGCGAGGAGGCCGACGACCTGATGGCCGCGCTCTCCTCTACGACGGCCCGTCGGCTCCTCGCTGAACTCCACGAGGACCCGGCGCCACCCGGAGAGCTCGCCGACCGGGCCGACACCTCCCTGCAGAACGCCCAGTATCACCTCGAAAAGCTCGAAGACGCCGGCGCAATCGAAGTCGTCGGGACGGCCTACTCCGAGAAGGGCCGAGAGATGCGCGTCTACGGCCCCGCCGACAGCCCGCTGGTCATCTTCGCTGGCGAGAAGGAACGCGCCTCGGGACTCCGGGCGGCGCTGTCGCGACTGTTCGGCGGCTTTCTCGCCCTCGTCGTCGGCGCCTTCGCCGTCCAGGAACTGTTCGGTGGCGTCCCCGAAGGCGCCGCCCCCGCCGGCGGCGGTGGAAACGGTGGCGCCGATGGAGCCGGTGGGGCCGCAGAGGCGACACAGACCCCAACACCAGAGCAGACACCGCAGGCAACCGCGACGACCACCGAGGGCAACGACGTGGGCGCCTTCGACGTGACGGAGACGCCGGCACCGGAGGCCACCGAGAGTACGAGAACCGTCGAACCGATGGACACGCCGGTACCGACCGAAGAGGCGTCGACGACCGCGGAGACGGCGACGCCGATGCCCACCGCCGAGGAGGCGGCGACACCCGCGGACGGCGCCGCCGAGTTCCTCGACCCGCTGTTCGACGCGCTGTTCGGGGCGGGGCTACAGCCGGGCGTCGCGTTCTTCCTCGGCGGGGCGACGGTGCTGACCGTCGTCGTCGCGCTGACGTACCTCCGCGGTCGGTAG
- a CDS encoding cation diffusion facilitator family transporter has translation MAGSSTGVVLAAMFANGGIAVLKFIGFLLTGSPSMLAETYHSISDTGNQVLLLVGIKYSQQDASRRHPFGYGKAQFFYAFLVSVLLFGIAGWESLKHGISEVRAGGHETEAGPAEFLGYTIDITPPVDPFWIVVAILLGGIAFETYAFVKANSELRRQMETYGWSGYREAFDRTSDLTTLTAFTEDTVALAGLVVALFGIVATRITENPIYDAFSAVVIGVLLMGFAVLLAIENKRLILGESLASDVESDLRGIVESQESVTHVDDFRTMFIGSGQVLVTADVSFDSGLTTEEVNTGISEMEAAMRERDDRVKTIYIEPEL, from the coding sequence ATGGCAGGCAGTAGTACGGGCGTCGTCCTCGCGGCGATGTTCGCCAACGGCGGTATCGCCGTCCTGAAGTTCATCGGCTTTCTGTTGACCGGAAGCCCCTCGATGCTGGCCGAGACGTATCACTCCATCTCCGACACCGGCAATCAGGTGTTGCTGTTGGTCGGCATCAAGTACAGCCAACAGGACGCGAGCAGGAGACACCCGTTCGGTTACGGGAAAGCGCAGTTCTTCTATGCCTTTCTCGTCTCGGTGCTGCTGTTCGGCATCGCCGGCTGGGAGAGCCTCAAACACGGCATCAGCGAGGTCAGAGCGGGCGGCCACGAAACGGAAGCCGGTCCCGCGGAGTTCCTCGGCTACACAATCGACATCACGCCGCCGGTTGACCCCTTCTGGATTGTCGTCGCCATCCTCTTGGGCGGCATCGCCTTCGAGACCTACGCGTTCGTGAAGGCAAACTCCGAACTCCGGCGACAGATGGAGACCTACGGCTGGTCGGGCTACCGGGAGGCCTTCGACCGGACGAGCGACCTGACGACGCTGACGGCGTTCACCGAGGACACCGTCGCTCTCGCGGGGTTGGTCGTCGCGCTGTTCGGTATCGTCGCCACACGCATCACCGAGAACCCCATCTACGACGCTTTCAGCGCGGTCGTCATCGGCGTGTTGCTGATGGGCTTTGCGGTGCTGTTGGCCATCGAGAACAAACGGCTCATTCTCGGCGAGAGCCTCGCGAGCGACGTCGAAAGTGACCTCCGGGGAATCGTCGAATCCCAAGAGAGCGTCACCCACGTCGACGACTTCCGGACGATGTTCATCGGGTCGGGTCAGGTCCTCGTCACAGCCGACGTGAGTTTCGATTCGGGGCTGACGACCGAGGAGGTCAACACCGGCATCAGCGAGATGGAGGCGGCGATGCGCGAGCGGGACGACCGCGTGAAGACCATCTACATCGAACCCGAACTGTAG
- a CDS encoding HPP family protein: protein MRRRVGTSLYAGLLFTVLGAVAWASGQPFVFPSLGPSAYILAFDRRGERTHAYRVVGSHVIGAIAGLGAYWAVAPGVTLTTLPPALSTDGLRLATSGVLSIVATSWAMIATDTNHAPACATTLIVSLGLLSTPLQATIIVASVVGLVAVHLSVMWLFERVVGESHPAYR from the coding sequence ATGCGACGCCGAGTCGGGACGAGTCTCTACGCAGGACTACTGTTTACGGTGTTGGGCGCCGTCGCGTGGGCGAGCGGCCAGCCGTTCGTCTTCCCGAGTCTCGGCCCGTCGGCGTACATCCTCGCATTCGACCGCCGCGGCGAGCGGACCCACGCCTACCGCGTCGTCGGAAGTCACGTCATCGGTGCCATCGCGGGATTGGGCGCGTACTGGGCCGTTGCACCGGGCGTCACGCTGACGACGCTGCCGCCCGCGCTGTCGACCGACGGGTTGCGGTTGGCCACGAGCGGTGTCCTCTCTATCGTCGCGACCAGTTGGGCGATGATAGCGACCGACACCAATCACGCGCCGGCGTGTGCGACGACGCTCATCGTCTCGCTCGGACTGCTGTCGACGCCGTTGCAGGCGACCATCATCGTCGCGAGCGTCGTTGGTTTGGTTGCCGTCCACCTGTCGGTGATGTGGCTCTTCGAGCGCGTCGTCGGCGAGAGCCACCCTGCCTACCGCTAA
- a CDS encoding metallophosphoesterase, whose protein sequence is MLVVLSDTHGRDSARLEGRTAEAVDAADLVIHAGDYMTETVLDAFEARCDIRGVYGNNDPPAVRERVPAEELVEWAGLRIAVVHGHEHTDTALSMLGRQTNADLLVFGHSHAPEFRDGPVPMLNPGSHADPRWNRPGHAELEFDDAAGRAEGRLVEPAGEVFERFVVDPRPLE, encoded by the coding sequence ATGCTCGTCGTCCTCTCCGACACTCACGGCCGTGACTCGGCGCGACTCGAGGGGCGGACCGCCGAAGCCGTCGACGCGGCCGACCTCGTTATCCACGCTGGCGACTACATGACCGAGACCGTCCTCGATGCCTTCGAGGCGCGCTGTGACATCCGTGGCGTCTACGGAAACAACGACCCGCCGGCGGTTCGGGAGCGCGTCCCCGCCGAGGAACTCGTCGAGTGGGCGGGACTCCGAATCGCGGTCGTCCACGGCCACGAACACACCGACACGGCGCTGTCGATGCTCGGCCGGCAGACCAATGCCGACCTCCTCGTGTTCGGTCACTCCCACGCGCCGGAGTTCCGCGACGGTCCCGTTCCGATGTTGAATCCGGGGAGTCACGCCGACCCGCGGTGGAACCGGCCCGGACACGCGGAGTTGGAGTTCGACGACGCGGCCGGTCGCGCCGAGGGACGACTCGTCGAACCCGCTGGCGAGGTGTTCGAGCGGTTCGTCGTCGACCCGCGGCCACTCGAGTAG
- the hisE gene encoding phosphoribosyl-ATP diphosphatase, whose protein sequence is MDDADDVLDELFDVIESRKEELPEDSYTTSLFTHEKGENAVLEKLGEETTELILAAKDDDREELAHEAADIVYHMLVLLSMKEMDLEDLRAELRKRR, encoded by the coding sequence ATGGACGACGCAGACGACGTACTCGACGAACTGTTCGACGTCATCGAGTCCCGCAAGGAGGAGCTGCCGGAGGACTCCTACACAACCTCGCTTTTCACCCACGAGAAAGGCGAGAACGCGGTGCTAGAGAAGTTAGGCGAGGAGACGACCGAACTGATTCTGGCGGCGAAAGACGACGACCGCGAGGAGTTGGCCCACGAGGCCGCCGACATCGTCTACCACATGCTCGTGTTGCTGTCGATGAAGGAGATGGACCTCGAAGACCTGCGAGCGGAGTTGCGAAAGCGGCGCTAA
- a CDS encoding bifunctional nuclease family protein: MNAHIEGVRVAETASGLAAVVTLGVEGDDEVLPIFIGVEEATSIARGLDATDIGRPLTHDLLLDVMEELGGRVERVVVSGLDDGTYVADLHLETPRDEAVVDARPSDSLALAARTNADIEIEASVFEANREPLDEYDELDDVREVMA; encoded by the coding sequence ATGAACGCACACATCGAGGGGGTTCGCGTCGCCGAGACCGCCTCGGGACTCGCGGCGGTCGTGACGCTCGGCGTCGAGGGCGACGACGAGGTGTTGCCCATCTTCATCGGCGTCGAGGAGGCGACGAGCATCGCTCGGGGCCTCGACGCCACCGATATCGGCCGGCCGCTCACCCACGACCTCCTGTTGGACGTGATGGAGGAACTCGGGGGGCGCGTCGAGCGCGTCGTCGTTTCCGGTCTCGACGACGGCACCTACGTCGCGGACCTCCACCTCGAGACGCCGCGGGACGAGGCGGTCGTCGACGCCCGACCGAGCGACTCGCTGGCGCTTGCGGCCCGAACGAACGCCGACATCGAAATCGAGGCGTCGGTGTTCGAGGCCAATCGCGAACCGCTCGACGAGTACGACGAACTCGACGACGTTCGGGAGGTGATGGCCTGA
- the engB gene encoding GTP-binding protein EngB produces MFDTRPNREAEVVLVGRSNVGKSTLMRELTGHSKFATGGSPGVTRKPNHYDWAAEDFVITDLPGFGFMSGVPEEVREDIKRDVVQYVEEYADNILVAVLVVDGKAVVDIIDRHSGPEEIPHDVEMFGFLQELGVPTVVAVNKMDKVDDRDERLDDLAERLGLYTPWQQFDEILAPISAKRGNIEALNQAVRHHLHEQQRDDLFKFF; encoded by the coding sequence ATGTTCGATACACGCCCGAACCGGGAGGCCGAAGTCGTCCTCGTCGGGCGCTCCAACGTCGGCAAATCGACGTTGATGCGGGAACTCACCGGCCACTCGAAGTTCGCCACCGGCGGCAGCCCCGGCGTCACCCGGAAACCCAACCACTACGACTGGGCCGCGGAGGACTTCGTCATCACCGACTTGCCCGGGTTCGGATTCATGTCCGGCGTCCCCGAGGAGGTCCGCGAGGACATCAAACGCGACGTGGTCCAGTACGTAGAGGAGTACGCCGACAACATTCTCGTCGCCGTGTTGGTCGTCGACGGAAAGGCCGTCGTCGACATCATCGACCGCCACTCCGGCCCCGAGGAGATACCACACGACGTCGAGATGTTTGGCTTCCTGCAGGAACTCGGCGTCCCCACCGTCGTCGCCGTCAACAAGATGGACAAAGTCGACGACCGCGACGAACGCCTCGACGACCTCGCCGAACGCCTCGGCCTCTATACCCCCTGGCAGCAGTTCGACGAGATTCTCGCACCCATCTCGGCGAAACGCGGCAACATCGAAGCGCTCAATCAAGCCGTTCGCCACCACCTCCACGAACAGCAGCGGGACGATTTGTTCAAGTTCTTCTAG
- a CDS encoding NOG1 family protein, with amino-acid sequence MHFEDLPTTPRSEELVDKAFSRAARAGRAKSGFEAQESMLQTASNILSDNLGNVVTSWPDFELVDEFYYELADATLADTDVEGVDALRQRLSEVMWASRQCDKIREEYHSRIRNADLETARKLRKQAFARLADVTEQVEDDLLAISEARDALKVLPDIRADEPAIVVAGYPNVGKSSFVNSVTNARNETATYPYTTTGINVGHLERDRIRYQLVDTPGLLDRPAEERNAIEAQAVSALTHLADAVLVMVDASGACGYPLDDQLELLADIESQFDAPVVVVCNKADRSTDVEADHYMSVETGEGVEEVVDAIVDAVGYEAELPFEG; translated from the coding sequence ATGCACTTCGAAGACCTTCCGACCACGCCCCGGTCGGAGGAGTTGGTCGACAAGGCGTTCTCGCGGGCGGCACGCGCGGGGCGAGCGAAGTCCGGGTTCGAGGCCCAGGAGTCGATGCTCCAGACCGCCTCGAACATCCTCTCGGACAACCTCGGCAACGTCGTCACGTCGTGGCCCGACTTCGAATTGGTCGACGAGTTCTACTACGAACTCGCCGACGCGACGCTGGCGGATACGGACGTCGAGGGCGTCGACGCGCTCCGGCAGCGGCTCTCGGAGGTCATGTGGGCCAGTCGGCAGTGTGACAAGATTCGCGAGGAGTACCACAGTCGCATCCGCAACGCCGACCTCGAAACCGCACGAAAGCTCCGCAAGCAGGCCTTTGCCCGACTCGCCGACGTGACCGAGCAGGTCGAAGACGACCTCTTGGCCATCAGCGAAGCACGGGACGCGCTAAAAGTTCTCCCCGACATCCGCGCCGACGAACCGGCCATCGTCGTCGCCGGCTACCCCAACGTCGGCAAGTCCTCGTTCGTCAACAGCGTGACCAACGCACGCAACGAGACCGCCACCTACCCCTACACGACGACGGGAATCAACGTCGGCCACCTCGAACGCGACCGAATCCGGTATCAGTTGGTCGATACGCCGGGACTGCTCGACAGGCCCGCCGAGGAGCGCAACGCCATCGAGGCTCAGGCGGTTTCGGCGCTGACGCATCTCGCCGACGCGGTGTTGGTAATGGTCGACGCCAGCGGAGCCTGTGGCTACCCGCTCGATGATCAACTGGAGTTGCTCGCCGACATCGAATCGCAGTTCGACGCTCCCGTGGTGGTCGTCTGCAACAAGGCCGACCGCTCGACGGACGTCGAGGCCGACCACTACATGAGCGTCGAGACCGGCGAGGGCGTCGAAGAAGTCGTCGATGCGATAGTCGATGCGGTCGGGTACGAAGCCGAGTTGCCGTTTGAGGGGTAG
- a CDS encoding SIMPL domain-containing protein — translation MSPKKLSALVVATALLAAGLVGAAMVMPTGAQNADETADRTITVDATGEADAAPNQAVLRIAVTAEGDDPQTVRDDLSTGAADLRENLANANVSEEQYETGEYRIRQDRRPPREEQTADAPEYRGAHEFEVTLDDPDRVGAVIDAAADAGAEVNHVSFTLSDERREELRSDAIADAMSDARLQADTIANNGDLSVTSVANVDASEQRYSPVRYEAAAAGAAADGTSVSPGDVTVSYNVRVTYNATTN, via the coding sequence ATGTCCCCGAAGAAACTCTCGGCGCTCGTCGTGGCGACGGCCCTCCTCGCAGCGGGGTTGGTCGGCGCCGCGATGGTGATGCCGACTGGAGCACAGAACGCCGACGAAACGGCTGACCGGACGATCACCGTCGACGCGACCGGCGAGGCCGACGCCGCACCGAATCAGGCCGTCCTCCGAATCGCCGTGACTGCCGAAGGTGACGACCCCCAGACGGTTCGCGACGACCTCTCGACAGGCGCCGCGGACCTCCGTGAGAACCTCGCCAACGCGAACGTCTCCGAGGAGCAATACGAAACCGGCGAGTACCGCATCCGACAGGACCGCCGGCCGCCGCGTGAGGAACAGACCGCCGACGCCCCCGAGTACCGTGGCGCCCACGAATTCGAGGTGACGCTCGATGACCCCGACCGCGTCGGTGCGGTTATCGATGCCGCCGCGGACGCCGGTGCCGAAGTCAACCACGTCTCCTTTACGCTCTCGGATGAGCGCCGCGAGGAACTTCGTTCGGACGCCATCGCCGACGCGATGAGCGATGCGCGACTGCAGGCCGACACCATCGCGAACAACGGCGACCTCAGCGTCACCAGCGTCGCGAATGTCGACGCCTCCGAACAGCGGTACTCGCCGGTTCGATACGAGGCCGCCGCAGCGGGCGCGGCCGCCGACGGCACCTCGGTGTCCCCCGGCGATGTCACGGTCTCGTACAACGTCCGCGTGACCTACAACGCGACGACGAACTGA
- a CDS encoding DUF7521 family protein, giving the protein MTLLGFEPVVLVLMAFAAASVALGLFISYQAYRGLRRNDSRQMLYLSVGMILLFGVAYGLAFITSVFLQFRILPLIYQDALRVGVRIAQFVGLVCIAYSMYASR; this is encoded by the coding sequence ATGACACTGCTGGGCTTCGAACCGGTCGTTCTCGTGTTGATGGCGTTCGCGGCCGCGTCGGTCGCTCTCGGCCTGTTCATCAGCTATCAGGCCTATCGCGGCCTGCGACGGAACGACAGCAGACAGATGCTGTATCTCTCCGTCGGGATGATTCTCCTGTTCGGCGTCGCCTACGGCTTGGCGTTTATCACCTCGGTGTTCCTGCAGTTCCGCATCCTGCCGTTGATATATCAGGATGCGCTCCGCGTCGGTGTCCGCATCGCGCAGTTCGTCGGCTTGGTCTGTATCGCCTACTCGATGTACGCCTCCCGGTGA
- a CDS encoding DUF7859 family protein — protein sequence MFPLQLPEVDPVLVGIIAILLLIVFAFFLLIRRTLLSFSEGMREGRK from the coding sequence ATGTTCCCCCTGCAGCTGCCCGAGGTCGACCCCGTCCTCGTCGGCATCATCGCGATACTGCTGCTCATCGTCTTCGCCTTCTTCCTGCTCATCCGGCGGACGCTGCTCAGCTTTTCCGAAGGGATGCGCGAAGGCCGGAAGTAG
- the pdxT gene encoding pyridoxal 5'-phosphate synthase glutaminase subunit PdxT: MLTAGVIAVQGDVAEHAAAIRRAAERHGESVTVEEIRTAGVVPECDLLLMPGGESTTISRLLREEGIDEEIRAHAAAGKPMLVTCAGLIVASRDAKDDRVTTLDILDVSVDRNAFGRQKDSFEAGLDVTGLEEPFPAVFIRAPAIDEVGDQIDVLATFDGRPVAVRADNVVGTAFHPELTDDSRVHGLAFFR; the protein is encoded by the coding sequence ATGCTCACAGCGGGCGTCATCGCGGTACAGGGCGACGTGGCCGAACACGCGGCGGCCATCCGCCGGGCCGCAGAGCGCCACGGCGAGTCGGTCACCGTCGAGGAGATTCGGACCGCCGGCGTCGTCCCGGAGTGTGACCTACTGCTCATGCCCGGCGGAGAGTCGACGACGATTTCGCGACTGCTTCGGGAGGAGGGCATCGACGAGGAGATTCGCGCCCACGCCGCGGCCGGCAAGCCGATGTTGGTCACGTGTGCCGGCCTCATCGTCGCCAGCCGCGACGCCAAGGACGACCGCGTGACGACGCTCGACATCCTCGACGTGAGCGTCGACCGCAACGCCTTCGGCCGACAGAAGGACAGTTTCGAGGCGGGCCTCGACGTGACCGGTCTCGAAGAGCCGTTTCCCGCCGTTTTCATCCGCGCGCCGGCCATCGACGAGGTCGGCGACCAAATCGACGTACTCGCCACGTTCGATGGACGGCCGGTCGCCGTCCGAGCGGACAACGTCGTCGGGACGGCGTTCCATCCGGAGTTGACCGACGATTCACGGGTTCACGGCCTGGCATTTTTCCGGTAG
- a CDS encoding redoxin domain-containing protein, whose product MVSTGTSAPTFTATVGTSDHESFDLADHLGDGPVVLAFFPGAFTPPCTNEMVAFQERLEHFEDAGATVYGISADSPFSQGAFREEHGIEFDLVSDMAGDAIGAYDLEIDIPDLGLFDIANRAVFVLDGDGTVVYEWVADDPTNEPDYEAVLEAVESA is encoded by the coding sequence ATGGTCTCGACAGGAACTTCCGCACCGACGTTCACCGCGACGGTTGGAACCAGCGACCACGAATCGTTCGACCTCGCCGACCACCTCGGCGACGGACCGGTCGTGTTGGCGTTCTTCCCGGGCGCGTTTACCCCGCCGTGTACCAACGAGATGGTGGCGTTCCAAGAGCGGCTCGAACACTTCGAGGACGCCGGCGCAACGGTGTACGGTATCAGCGCCGACTCGCCGTTCTCACAGGGCGCCTTCCGCGAGGAACACGGCATCGAGTTCGACCTCGTCAGCGACATGGCCGGCGACGCCATCGGCGCCTACGACCTCGAAATCGACATCCCCGACCTCGGGCTGTTCGACATCGCCAACCGCGCCGTCTTCGTTCTCGACGGTGACGGAACGGTCGTCTACGAGTGGGTCGCCGACGACCCCACGAACGAACCCGACTACGAGGCGGTTCTCGAAGCCGTCGAGTCGGCCTGA